From the Gramella sp. Hel_I_59 genome, one window contains:
- a CDS encoding thioredoxin family protein translates to MKSLILLLLLCGSNLFASNWYTDLEAAKNAAIASNKLILVDFWATWCGPCKAMDRDVWSDQEIQEVMQNYIPLRVDFDTQRQLNLEYGVKGIPYVVIMDANGKVIHNNLGYTNKQETMRVLEKFKLNTSFLQVESAYHKRKPSYATALRLAQKYLDYSLYLEKDLRRPILNVTEEYLNEAQDLLDEKQSNYKMISQKLDLLVTNVDLYQGNYRKVERFLKKKIDEEELRKYNWGLYTFLNYCMAIENGEEAQISKWTEELEKLNNSDLYKTRAKNLQETS, encoded by the coding sequence ATGAAAAGTCTTATTCTTCTCCTGCTTTTATGTGGGTCTAATCTCTTTGCAAGTAATTGGTATACAGATCTTGAAGCGGCGAAAAATGCAGCTATCGCTAGCAATAAACTGATATTGGTAGACTTCTGGGCTACCTGGTGCGGTCCATGTAAAGCAATGGATCGTGATGTATGGAGTGATCAGGAAATACAGGAAGTGATGCAAAACTATATTCCTTTAAGAGTTGATTTTGACACGCAGCGTCAATTGAACTTGGAGTATGGGGTAAAAGGGATTCCGTATGTGGTGATCATGGATGCCAATGGCAAGGTAATTCATAACAATCTTGGCTATACCAATAAACAGGAGACCATGAGGGTTCTGGAGAAATTCAAACTAAATACGTCGTTTTTGCAGGTAGAGTCAGCTTATCATAAAAGAAAACCAAGTTACGCTACGGCTCTTAGACTTGCACAGAAATACCTGGATTATAGCTTATACCTGGAAAAGGATCTTCGACGACCGATTCTAAATGTAACCGAAGAATATCTTAATGAAGCTCAGGATCTGCTGGACGAAAAACAGTCTAATTATAAGATGATTAGTCAGAAACTGGATCTGCTTGTGACAAACGTTGATCTCTATCAGGGTAATTATAGAAAGGTTGAACGGTTTCTAAAGAAGAAAATTGACGAAGAAGAATTGCGTAAATATAACTGGGGCTTATATACTTTTCTAAATTACTGCATGGCCATAGAAAATGGTGAAGAGGCACAAATTAGTAAGTGGACCGAAGAATTGGAAAAACTAAACAATTCAGATCTTTATAAAACCAGGGCTAAAAATCTGCAGGAAACTAGCTGA
- a CDS encoding DUF1343 domain-containing protein yields MIKRLVKSTLLFFVFGILSCGNAHSESSSENPEVVSPEKLSDSVPSEILPAANRMDLILPKIANRTIGIVGNQTSVVKRENGGYTHLVDTLLSKNVQIKKVFAPEHGFRGTADAGETVKSGKDPISGLPVISLYGSHKKPTAEDLKGIELLIFDIQDVGARFYTYISTMHYVMEACAEQGIPVLILDRPNPNGHYIDGPILEKQHQSFVGMHPVPVVHGMTIAEYAKMINGEKWFENGIQCDLETIAMQNYQHSMKYKLPVKPSPNLPNAKSVNLYPSLCFFEGTNVNAGRGTNLQFQVFGSPFLDEEHFDYAYTPKSMEGAKYPKHENKECFGRNLSTAETLNFINLEWLLEAYHNTEDQEQFFNDFFLKLAGTSLLKDQIIKGLSAEEIRESWKPGLEAFQKTRKKYLMYP; encoded by the coding sequence ATGATTAAGAGGTTGGTCAAAAGTACATTATTATTCTTTGTTTTTGGAATTCTTTCCTGCGGAAACGCTCATAGTGAAAGCTCTTCGGAAAATCCTGAAGTTGTCTCACCGGAAAAACTTTCAGATTCGGTTCCTTCTGAAATTTTACCAGCCGCAAACAGGATGGATCTTATACTTCCGAAGATTGCAAATAGAACTATCGGGATCGTGGGAAATCAAACTTCCGTAGTAAAAAGAGAGAACGGAGGATACACTCATCTTGTGGACACTTTATTAAGCAAGAATGTCCAGATAAAAAAGGTTTTCGCTCCCGAACATGGTTTTCGCGGAACTGCAGATGCTGGCGAAACCGTCAAAAGCGGTAAAGACCCAATTAGTGGCCTTCCGGTTATTTCTCTCTACGGAAGCCATAAAAAACCAACTGCTGAAGACCTGAAAGGCATAGAATTACTAATCTTCGATATTCAGGATGTTGGAGCCAGGTTCTATACGTACATCTCAACCATGCATTATGTCATGGAAGCCTGTGCAGAACAAGGAATTCCGGTTCTAATTCTGGACAGACCAAATCCTAACGGACATTATATTGACGGTCCAATTCTCGAAAAACAACATCAGAGCTTTGTGGGAATGCATCCCGTACCGGTAGTGCACGGAATGACCATTGCTGAATATGCAAAAATGATCAACGGAGAAAAATGGTTCGAGAACGGAATTCAGTGTGATCTGGAAACAATTGCTATGCAGAATTACCAGCATTCGATGAAGTATAAACTACCTGTAAAACCATCCCCAAACCTCCCCAACGCTAAATCGGTCAATCTCTACCCAAGTCTTTGCTTTTTTGAAGGAACGAATGTGAATGCCGGCCGCGGTACGAATCTTCAATTCCAGGTTTTTGGCTCCCCTTTTCTGGATGAGGAGCATTTCGATTATGCTTATACTCCAAAGTCGATGGAGGGTGCCAAATATCCAAAGCATGAGAATAAGGAATGTTTCGGGCGCAATTTAAGCACTGCGGAAACATTGAATTTCATCAACCTGGAATGGTTGCTGGAAGCTTATCACAATACAGAAGATCAGGAACAGTTTTTTAACGATTTCTTCCTGAAACTGGCTGGAACTTCTTTACTGAAAGATCAAATTATAAAAGGTCTCTCTGCTGAAGAAATCCGGGAATCCTGGAAGCCAGGTCTCGAAGCTTTTCAAAAGACTCGTAAAAAATATTTGATGTACCCTTAG
- a CDS encoding YkgJ family cysteine cluster protein: MDEELKSLPNRAKDKKKENRKFFSRLKKRPPKDLDKLMVELHEEEFSRTDCLQCANCCKTTGPLFTQKDIGRISKHFRMKPGDFIDTYLRLDEENDYVLQQVPCPFLGDDNYCGIYDQRPKACREYPHTDRKDFHKISSLTIKNTSICPAAYNIVEEMKKRLNRNT; this comes from the coding sequence ATGGATGAAGAGCTTAAAAGTTTACCTAATCGCGCCAAAGATAAGAAGAAGGAAAATAGGAAATTTTTTTCGCGACTAAAGAAGCGTCCTCCAAAGGATCTCGACAAGCTCATGGTGGAATTGCACGAGGAAGAATTCTCCAGAACCGACTGTTTGCAATGCGCTAATTGCTGTAAGACTACGGGACCTTTGTTTACACAAAAAGATATTGGAAGGATCAGTAAACATTTTCGAATGAAGCCCGGAGATTTTATAGATACTTATCTCAGGCTGGATGAGGAGAACGATTATGTGCTACAACAGGTGCCATGTCCTTTTTTAGGCGACGACAATTACTGTGGTATATATGATCAGCGCCCGAAAGCCTGCAGGGAATATCCTCATACAGACCGCAAGGATTTTCATAAAATATCTTCTCTCACTATAAAAAATACCAGCATTTGTCCGGCGGCATACAATATCGTCGAGGAAATGAAAAAAAGATTAAATCGTAACACTTAG
- a CDS encoding class I SAM-dependent methyltransferase yields MDKNKDIFGKAIAGYYKEKDETPITVHSPDFENDEIPIAYLFRDFEEMPKLEQEAIKLCKGSILDVGCGAGSHALYLQNERKLEVKAIDTSSGAIEIAKERGLNNAVVQDFYKISSERFDSILMLMNGTGIIGKLDNIDDFLQHCHKLLNDDGQLILDSSDLIYLFDDEFIDSEEYYGELTYELSYKGETSDPFEWLYVDKEILQKAANNNNFSCEIVLEGEHYDYLAILKKV; encoded by the coding sequence TTGGACAAAAATAAGGATATATTCGGCAAAGCCATTGCAGGCTACTACAAAGAAAAAGATGAAACTCCCATCACGGTGCATTCACCAGACTTTGAAAATGATGAAATACCCATCGCTTATCTGTTTCGGGACTTTGAAGAAATGCCAAAGCTCGAACAGGAGGCAATAAAACTTTGCAAAGGCAGTATTCTTGATGTTGGTTGTGGAGCTGGTAGCCATGCACTTTATCTTCAAAATGAGCGCAAGCTGGAGGTTAAGGCTATTGATACATCTTCCGGAGCTATAGAGATCGCAAAAGAACGCGGACTAAACAATGCGGTTGTTCAGGATTTCTATAAGATCTCTTCGGAACGATTTGATAGCATTCTTATGTTGATGAATGGAACCGGGATCATTGGAAAACTTGATAATATCGATGATTTCCTTCAGCACTGTCATAAGCTACTGAATGATGACGGACAGCTGATTCTGGATTCTTCAGACCTTATTTATCTTTTCGATGATGAATTTATCGATTCCGAAGAATATTACGGAGAACTCACTTATGAATTAAGTTACAAAGGAGAAACTTCAGATCCTTTTGAATGGTTATATGTGGACAAAGAAATTCTTCAGAAGGCAGCAAACAATAACAATTTTTCCTGTGAGATCGTTCTTGAAGGAGAACATTATGATTATCTGGCGATTCTCAAAAAAGTCTAA